From one Rhizobium sp. CIAT894 genomic stretch:
- a CDS encoding IS4 family transposase: protein MRHDNSVFHDLLKRIPWTIFERLVEEHQADKHVRRLSTKSQLIALLYGQLAGAVSLREIVGSLESHSARLYHLGARPVSRSTFADANGLRPSAVFTELFTQMLARAGRGLKRAIGEAVYLIDGSSLPLSGAGSQWARFSDQACGAKMHVVYDANAERPIYAAVTAANVNDITAAKEMPIEAGATYVFDLGYYDFGWWAKLDAAGCRIVTRLKSHTKLTASAEQAVNEDAGILFDRIGLLPQRQARSRRNPMNRPVREIGVRIETGKILRIFSNDLTAPAEEIAALYKRRWAIELFFRWVKQTLKIRHFLGNSENAVRIQVAVALIAYLLLQMAKADQATIISPLAFARLVRTNLMHRKRIDRLLKPRNNPPGNPGQMSLQW, encoded by the coding sequence GTGCGGCATGACAATAGCGTCTTTCATGATCTGTTGAAGCGGATTCCGTGGACGATCTTCGAAAGACTTGTGGAGGAGCATCAGGCCGACAAGCATGTTCGGCGGCTGTCGACGAAGAGCCAGTTGATCGCCCTGCTTTACGGCCAGCTTGCCGGTGCCGTCAGCCTGCGCGAGATCGTCGGGTCCCTGGAAAGCCATAGTGCCCGCCTTTACCATCTCGGCGCTCGCCCGGTGTCGCGCTCGACTTTCGCCGATGCCAACGGCCTGCGTCCGAGCGCCGTTTTTACCGAGTTGTTTACGCAGATGCTGGCCCGCGCCGGGCGCGGCCTCAAGCGGGCCATCGGCGAGGCGGTCTATCTGATCGACGGCAGCAGTCTGCCACTTTCCGGGGCGGGATCGCAGTGGGCCCGCTTTTCCGATCAGGCCTGCGGCGCCAAGATGCACGTCGTCTATGATGCCAATGCCGAACGGCCGATCTATGCGGCCGTCACCGCGGCCAATGTCAACGACATCACCGCCGCCAAGGAGATGCCGATCGAGGCGGGCGCCACCTATGTCTTCGATCTCGGCTATTACGATTTCGGCTGGTGGGCGAAGCTGGATGCCGCCGGCTGCCGCATCGTCACCCGCCTCAAGTCCCATACGAAACTGACAGCGAGCGCCGAGCAGGCGGTCAACGAGGATGCCGGCATCCTGTTCGACCGCATCGGCCTGTTGCCGCAGCGCCAGGCCAGGAGCCGCCGCAATCCGATGAACCGGCCGGTGCGCGAGATCGGCGTGCGGATCGAAACCGGCAAGATATTGCGCATCTTCTCCAACGATCTTACCGCCCCGGCCGAGGAGATCGCCGCACTTTACAAGCGCCGCTGGGCGATCGAACTGTTCTTCCGCTGGGTCAAGCAGACGCTGAAAATCCGCCATTTCCTCGGCAACAGCGAAAATGCAGTGCGCATCCAGGTGGCCGTCGCTCTGATCGCCTATCTGCTGCTGCAGATGGCAAAGGCCGACCAGGCCACCATCATAAGCCCGCTGGCCTTCGCCCGCCTGGTGCGCACCAACCTGATGCACCGCAAAAGGATCGACCGCCTGCTAAAACCACGCAACAACCCTCCCGGAAATCCCGGCCAGATGAGCCTCCAATGGTGA